The Humulus lupulus chromosome 3, drHumLupu1.1, whole genome shotgun sequence genome window below encodes:
- the LOC133822729 gene encoding MLP-like protein 43 produces the protein MSSSTELCGKLETNVEIKAPAEKFYHIFKHTPHNVHNHTENFHGCELHEGEWGTEGSIICWDYFHDGKKRVSKQIVEAIDDEKISITFKCIEGDLMEHYKNFKIILVVTPKAEGEGSIVHWCFDYEKHHDEIIDPHTLIELANEVTNDLASHLAQA, from the exons ATGTCGTCCTCGACTGAGCTGTGTGGAAAGCTGGAGACAAATGTAGAAATCAAAGCTCCAGCTGAGAAGTTCTACCATATTTTCAAGCACACTCCCCACAATGTTCATAATCACACTGAAAACTTTCATGGTTGTGAATTACATGAAGGTGAGTGGGGTACTGAGGGATCCATCATTTGCTGGGATTACTTTCATG atGGGAAGAAAAGGGTATCTAAACAAATAGTAGAAGCTATAGATGATGAGAAGATTTCGATCACTTTCAAATGTATTGAAGGTGACCTTATGGAGCATTATAAGAACTTCAAAATAATACTTGTAGTGACTCCTAAAGCTGAGGGTGAAGGCAGCATTGTGCATTGGTGTTTCGATTATGAgaagcaccatgatgagattatAGACCCACACACATTGATTGAGCTGGCAAATGAGGTCACCAATGATCTCGCGAGTCACCTTGCTCAGGCATAA